The Theropithecus gelada isolate Dixy unplaced genomic scaffold, Tgel_1.0 HiC_scaffold_15919, whole genome shotgun sequence genome includes the window TTTTTGCATcattgttcatcagggatataggcctgtagttttctttttttgatgtgtctttgcctggttttggtatcaggatattcctggctttgtaaaatgagtttggaagtattcccttctctgtttttcagaaCAGTTTGAATAGGActggtatttcttgttctttaaatgtttaattgtGGTAAAGTATACATTACataaattttactgttttaaccacttttaagtgtataCTCAGTGGCATTAGCtacattcacatttttgtgcaacccaaaactctgtacccattaatcaGTAACTCCGCATTCCTCGCTACCTCtggcccctggtaaccaccattctactttttgtttctatgaatgtGACCACTCTAGATACCTCATTTAAGTAGAATCATGTAAtgtttgttgtttgtctttttgtttctggcttatttcacttataatgtttttgagattcggtgggcacagtggctcatgcctgtaatttcagcattttgggacgctgaagcaggtggatcacccaagtttcggagtttgaaaccagcctggccagcctggccaacatggtgaaaccccatctctactaaaaatactaaaagttagccgggcatggtggcgggtgcctgtaatcccagctactcaggaggctgaggcaggagaatcgcttgaatccgggaagcggaggttgcattgagctgagatcaggccactgcactccagcctgggcaataagagggaaactccatctctaaaaaaataaaaaataaaacaataataataatatttttgaagttcATCCAGGTTGTCGTGTgggtcagaatttcattccttttaaagaTGGATAATACTCATGATATGTATGTACCACATCTCGGTTATCCATTCCTCAGACAGTGGACACTTGGGTTACTTCTACCTTTCGGATATtggcaaatatttcatttcttttgggtatatatttattttgggtatttcttttgggtatatatccagaaataGAAGCAGTACACAGGGGCTTCATTTTCTCTACCTCTCTGCCAAccttgctgtgtgtgtgtgtgtgtgtgtgtgtgtgtgataatagccatcctgattggtttgaggtggtatctcattgtggttttgatttgcattttcctagtgactactgatattgagcatcttttcatgtgtttattgatcatttgtatattttctttgaagaattggCGATTTAagtcttctgcccattttttcccccacataGCTTCTCATGgctactttgcccattttttagtgggttgactgttttgttgtttttgtcagaCTTTTTTGCATATTCTGGAAActaatctcttatcagatatatgacttgcaatttttatttcatttcagagGTTGATTGCTTTTCCACTCTGATTGTGCCCTTTGATGCACAGATGTTCTGAATATTCATGAGTCCAGTTTGTCAGTTCTTTCTATTCTATCTGTGCCTTGGCGTCATATCCATGAAAGCACTGTCAAATCCTATGTCATGAAGATTATCCCCAATGTTTGCTTCTAAGAAATTTTTAGGTTTTAGTTCTTGAGTGTAgagtttaggtctttgattcattttgagttaatttttgtatatagtataaattaagggtccaattttattttatttgaacaaCCAGTGCCCCCAGAACTATTTGCTGAAAAGATCAACTGACTCTTTGTCACCTGCTCACCCTAGTGGACACTAGCTGTTCCACCCACTTGCTGTCCTGGGGCCTTGTCATGCCACTCCTCCACTTTGGACCCAAGCCCACACCATTGCTCCCCTCTGGGATACTGACCCCACTATAAGCTTCCCTGGGGCTACAACCTTCCTACCCCTTGTGCCTCATGACCACCCCCTCCCTTGTCCCCGCCATGCCCATGATGAGTCTTTCCTCGAGGCAGCTCCCCTTGCCTCCATCTCACCCTCACCTGTGCACCACAGCCACACTGGACATGGGTTCCTCTGAGCCTGAGTCCCTTCCCATTCCCACCATCCCCTCTGGCAAGACCTTCCTTCCACCGCTGCCTTCATGCTCCTCCCTTGCCCCTGCAGGGCAGCCTCTCCCCGTGGCCCCTATTCCCTTAGGGGGCTTGTGGCCACCCAGTCCTGGCACCTGGCCTACAAGTTTGTCATCTCCATTCCCCCTTCTTCCGTTCGTCAGTCCCCTGCTCTGTCCTCCCACCCTCACAGTTTTCCTTGTATCTGAAATCCTCGTTCTTGTCCCTTTGCCCGTGTGCATTTCCTGCCTCCTCAAGAAACTTGAGACAGACCTGTGTGTTAAACATCGATGTTAAGTTATTTCCAGGAAGAAGTTTCATCTGTGGTTTTCTCTTCCCCAGAGCTCCATAGTCTTCGTTACAACGTCACAGTGCTGTCCCGGGATGGATCTGTGCAGTCAGGGTTTCTCGCTGAGGGACATTTGGATAGTCAGCTCTTCGTGCGCTATGACAGGGAGACGCGCAGGGCAAGGCCCCAGGGACAGTGGGCAGAAGCAGTCCTGGGAGCTAAGACCTGGGACACAGAGACTGGGGACTTGACAGAGAACGGGAAGGACCTCAGGAGGACTCTGACTCATATTGAGGGCCAGAAAGGAGGTGAGAGCGGGCAGGGGCAAGAGTAATGGGAGGCCTTCTCCAGGAGTGTTGGAGGCAGAGAGCAGGACCCGTCTCTTCCTGCTGGttctggctgggggtgggggtgaggagtaGGTCAGTGGGGCTCAGCAGGGTGGTGAGCCAGCACTCAGCCCACACCGGGAGGCATGGAGGAGGGCCAGGGAGGTGTCCCTGCTGGGCTGAGTTCCTCACCTGAGTGGAAAGGTGACGGTTTCGGGAATGGAGAAGTCACTGCTGGGTGGGGGCAGGCTTGCATTCCCTCCAGGAcattcagaactgtgagatcTATGAAGATGGCAGCACCGGGGGCTCCCGGCATTTCTACTACGATGGTGAGCGCTTCCTCTCCCTAAACCTGGCGACTCAGGAATGGACAGTGGCCCAGTCCTCCAGAGCTCAGACCTTGGCTATGAATTTCTGGAAGGAAGATACCATGAAGACTAAGACACACTATCACGCTATGCAGGCAGACTGCCTGAAGAAACTACGGCGATATCAGAAATCCAGGGTGGCCGTCAGGAGAACAGGTACCAACCCTGGCCAGGGGCTCTCCTCTCCCTCCAATTCTGCTAGagttgcctctgcctcccggctctGTCCAGGGAAACCCTCCCTGTGCTATGGATGCAAGCATTTCCTGTTGGCATATTGTGTCTGATTTGCCTCTCCTGTTAGAGCCACTGGATAAAGACAGTGAGTCAGGGACTGAACCTTCCAGTGCTGTAATTAGGGAAAGCGGCGGGCCCTCCGACCAAATCCTGAGCCTGTGGTGGGTGTCAGGCAGGAGAGGAAGCCTTCAGGGCCAGGGctgccccctctgcctcccagcctgccCATCCCAGAGAGTTCCCTCCTGGCCCCACGACCCATGAGTCCACCCCAACATCCCCCTCCTCAGCATCAATGTGGGGATCCCAGAGCTTGAGGCCACAGTCCCAAGGCCCATCCTCCTGCTAGCCTGGAGGAACTGGGCCCCAGGGTGAGGACAGACTTGCAGGTCAGGGGTCCTGGAGGGCTTTAGCCAGAGTGAGAACAGTGGAGAGGAGCAGCCCCGTTCCCTGCATCTCCCTTAGAGGGGAGCAGGGCTTCACTGGCTCTGCCCTTTCTTCTCCAGCGCCCCCCATGGTGAACGTCACCCACAGCGAGGCCTCAGAGGGCAACATCACCGTGACATGCAGGGCTTCCGGCTTCTATCCCCGGAATATCGCACTGACCTGGCGTCAGGATGGGGTGTCTTTGAACCACAACGCCCAGCAGTGGGGGGGGATCCTGCCTGATCAGAATGGAACCTACCAGACCTGGGTGGCCACCAGAATTCGCCAAGGCGAGGAGCAGAGGTTCGCCTGCTACATGGAACACAGCGGGAATCACAGCACTCACCCTGTGCCCTCTGGTGAGCCTGGGGTGACCCTGGAGAGGGTCAGGCCACGGTAGGGACAGCAGGGACGGCTGTGGCTCTCTGCTCAGTGTATAACAAGTTATAACCTTTTTTCAGGGAAAGTGCTGGTGTTTCAGAGTCAATGGCTAGACATTCCATATGTtcttgctgttgctgctgctgttgctgctgctgctgctgttgctgctatttttgttattattctcTATGTCCTTTGTTGTAAGAAGAAAACATCAGCTGCAGAGAGTCCACGTGAGAAAAGGGAGCAGTTTCTGGAGATGGTAAGGCCCCTGTCCGGGCAGTAGAGTCCCCTCCTTGCTCCTGCAAAAATAGGCATGTTGGTGACAAGGCTTCTGGAACAGGGGATGGAAGTTGGGGAATTTGGGAGGGGA containing:
- the LOC112617229 gene encoding MHC class I polypeptide-related sequence B-like, translating into MGPGRVLLFLASIFPFARPGAATELHSLRYNVTVLSRDGSVQSGFLAEGHLDSQLFVRYDRETRRARPQGQWAEAVLGAKTWDTETGDLTENGKDLRRTLTHIEGQKGGLHSLQDIQNCEIYEDGSTGGSRHFYYDGERFLSLNLATQEWTVAQSSRAQTLAMNFWKEDTMKTKTHYHAMQADCLKKLRRYQKSRVAVRRTAPPMVNVTHSEASEGNITVTCRASGFYPRNIALTWRQDGVSLNHNAQQWGGILPDQNGTYQTWVATRIRQGEEQRFACYMEHSGNHSTHPVPSGKVLVFQSQWLDIPYVLAVAAAVAAAAAVAAIFVIILYVLCCKKKTSAAESPQLVSLRTLDQHPVGTGDHRDAT